GGCCGGCGAGAGCCTGCCCGCCGCCACCGTCGCGCAGATCAGCGGCGACGAGACCGGCCAGGTCGCCGCCGCCGAGCAGGCCGCCACCCGGGGCCGTACGCGCCGCCGCGTGTCCTCCCCGCAGTTCACCGCCGAGCCGACCCGCGCCCCCGAGCGCGGCCGCCGGCCGTCGCGCCCGGCCGTACCGGTGTTCCAGGCCCCGGTCTTCGCCGAGCCGATGTTCCAGACCCCGGAGACCGCTGCCGCGGCCGCCGCCGCGGAAGCCGCCGAGGCCGTCACCGAGGTGGAGGAGGAGACGGTCGAGGCCGTCGAGCCCGCCGTCGAGCGCGCCGAGACCGGTGGCCGCCGTCGCCGCCGCCGTCGCGGTGAGGCCGCCGAGGCCGCACGCCCCGAGCCGGCCCCCGTCGAGGAGCCCGCCGCGCCCGCCGAGGAAGCCGAGGAGGAGGCCGAGGAGGCCGCCGCCGAGGCCGACGAGCAGGACGAGTTCGAGGAGCGTCCGTCGCGCCGTCGCCGCCGTGGCGGCCGCCGTCGCCGCCGTGGCGAGTCCGCCGACGCCGACGACCACGACGAGACCGCCGAGTCCGACACCGACGCCGCCGCCGAGGGCCCCGAAGTCGCCGAGCAGGGCGACGAGGACGACACCGAGGGCGAGGACGCCGACGACGAGACCGACGGCGACGCCACCCCGTCCGCCGCCGGTACGAGCAGCTCGCGCCGCCGTCGCCGCCGTCGCCGCCGCAGCGGCGAGCCCGCCGAGGCCGAGGCGCCCGCCGAGGACGACGGCGTCCGCACGGTCGTCAAGGTCCGCGAGCCGCGCCCCAAGGCCGAGCCGTCCGACGAGGTGCAGTCCATCAAGGGCTCCACCCGCCTGGAGGCCAAGAAGCAGCGCCGCCGCGAGGGCCGTGAGCAGGGCCGCCGCCGCGTCCCGATCATCACCGAGGCCGAATTCCTCGCCCGCCGCGAGGCCGTCGAGCGCGTCATGGTCGTCCGCCAGCACGGCGACCGCACGCAGATCGGCGTCCTCGAGGACAACGTGCTGGTCGAGCACTACGTCAACAAGGAGCAGGCGACCTCGTACGTCGGCAACGTCTACCTGGGCAAGGTCCAGAACGTGCTGCCGTCGATGGAGGCCGCGTTCGTGGACATCGGCAAGGGCCGCAACGCCGTCCTGTACGCCGGTGAGGTCAACTTCGAGGCGCTCGGCATGGCCAACGGGCCGCGCCGCATCGAGACCGCCCTCAAGTCCGGCCAGTCCGTCCTCGTCCAGGTGACGAAGGACCCCATCGGCCACAAGGGCGCCCGCCTCACCAGCCAGGTCTCGCTGCCCGGCCGGTACCTGGTCTACGTGCCCGAGGGCTCGATGACCGGCATCAGCCGCAAGCTGCCCGACACCGAGCGGGCCCGGCTGAAGACCATCCTCAAGAAGATCGTCCCCGAGGACGCCGGTGTCATCGTGCGCACCGCCGCCGAGGGCGCCAGCGAGGACGAGCTGCGCCGCGACGTCGAGCGGCTCCAGGCGCAGTGGGAGGAGATCCAGCAGAAGGCGAAGACGGGCAACGCCCCGACGCTCCTGTACGGCGAGCCGGACATGACCGTCCGCGTCGTCCGCGACATCTTCAACGAGGACTTCTCGAAGGTCATCGTCAGCGGCGACGAGGCGTGGGAGACCATCCACGGCTACGTGTCGCACGTCGCGCCGGACCTGGCGGACCGGCTCCAGCGCTGGACGTCCGAGGTGGACGTCTTCGCGACGTACCGGATCGACGAGCAGCTGATGAAGGCGCTCGACCGGAAGGTGTGGCTGCCGTCCGGCGGCTCGCTGGTGATCGACAAGACCGAGGCGATGGTCGTGGTCGACGTCAACACCGGCAAGTTCACCGGTCAGGGCGGCAACCTGGAGGAGACCGTCACCAGGAACAACCTGGAGGCGGCCGAGGAGATCGTCCGGCAGCTGCGCCTGCGCGACCTGGGCGGCATCGTCGTCATCGACTTCATCGACATGGTGCTGGAGTCCAACCGGGACCTGGTGCTGCGGCGCCTGCTGGAGTGCCTGGGCCGGGACCGCACGAAGCACCAGGTCGCCGAGGTCACCTCGCTGGGCCTGGTCCAGATGACCCGCAAGCGCGTCGGCCAGGGCCTGCTGGAGTCCTTCTCCGAGACCTGCGTCCACTGCAACGGCCGCGGTGTCATCGTCCACATGGAGCAGCCCGGCACCACGGGCGGCGGCGGCAAGAAGTCCCGCAAGCGCGGCCGCGGCGGCGCCGAGCAGGCCCCCGAGCACGCCGAGCACGTCCACGAGCACGCCGAGCCGGCCGAGGCCGCCGAGGCGCCCGCCGCCGTGGAGGCCCCGCGCGCCGAGGCGCCCGCCCCGGCCGCCGAGCCGCAGCCGGTCGCGTTCGCCCCGGACGAGGAGCTGTACTCCAGCGCCGCCGAGGCCGAGGCCGCCGCGTCCCGTGGCCGCACCCGCCGCCGGGCGAGCCGCAGGGCGTCCGCCCCGGCCGGTGCGCCGCGCGCCGCCGAGGCCGCGCCGGTGGCCGAGGCCCCGGTGACCCCGGTCGCCGAGCCCGCCACGGCCACCGAGCCGGAGGCCGCCGCCCCGGTCGCCGTACCGGAGCCGGTCGCCGTCACGCCGGAGACCGCCGCCGCGCCGGAGACCGCCCCGGAGGCCGCCCCGGTCGCCGCGGCGCCCGCCGCCGAGGCCGCGCCCCAGGGCCGTACGCGCCGCCGCGCCACCCGCAAGGTGACCGCGCCGGCCGGTCCGCCGAAGGCCGCCGAGGCAGCCGAGGCCGCCGCCGTGGTCGTGGAGCCCGCCCCCGAGGCACCGGCCGCCCCGGCCGCCGCCGAGCAGCCGGTGGCCGAGGAGGCGGCACCCGTGGCGGCTCCGCCGCGGCCGCGCCGCCGAGTGGTGCGCAAGGTCACCGCTCCCGCCGGTTCGCCGTCGGGCGCGCAGGAGGCCGCGGTCGTCGTCGTGGCCGCGGGCCCGGCGACGGCGGAGCAGCCGGCCACCGAGCCGGAAGCCCCCGCCGCCGAGACCACCGAGCCGGAAGCCCCCGCCACGGAGGCGCCCGTCACGGAGGCCGCCGAGTCCGAGGTGGCCGAGAAGCCCGCGCGGAAGACCGCCAAGAAGGCGACGGCCAAGAAGGCCGCCACCAAGAAGACGGCGGCCAAGAAGACCGCGGCGAAGAAGACGACCGCCAAGAAGGCCACGGCCACCAAGACGGCGGCGTCGAAGACGGCGAAGACGGCCAAGACGGCCAAGAAGACCGCCGCCGCCGAGCAGCCGTCCGGGCCTTCCGTGACGGCGGTCACGGAGAGCTGAACGCCCGGCTGAGCATGGCCGAAATGATCTGTGTCCCGTCTCGCATTCACGCGGGGCGGGACACGGATTTTGTTTCAGAACCGATGCTTCGGGCGCTTAACGGCCAGGAAATCGGCAGGGTCATTCCTGATAATGTGACGCCGGTCGATGCCGTCCACCGCGCCCCACCGGTGCGCGCGGACGGTGTGCGACTCGGTTCCGGGCCGGACCCGTCCCGGCCGTCATCGGTAGGGCGTCGGCATCGCGCCGGAGGGGTAGACGCGCGCTCTCGACGAGATGTACGCACACCCCGGACCTCTGCCACATAGAGCTCTTGCGGTGTTCAAGGAGGACGTCCATGTCGAGCGTCAACGAGCAGCCCATCCCCGCTGCCCGCCCGGTCATCGGTGAAGAAGAGATCGAGGCCGCCGTACGCGTACTGCGCAGCGGCCGCGTCGTCCAGGGCCCCGAGGTCGCCGCGTTCGAGGAGAGCTTCGCCGACCTGGTCGAGGGCCGCCACTGCGTCGCCGTCAACTCCGGCACCTCGGCGCTGCACCTCCTGCTGATGGCGCTGAACATCGGACCCGGCGACGAGGTCATCGTGCCGTCGTTCTCGTTCGCCGCGTCCGCCAACGCGATCCGCCTCGTCGGCGCCGACGCGATCTTCGTGGACATCGACCCGGACACGTTCTGCGTGGACCCGGCCGCCGTCGAGGCCGCCATCACCCCGCGCACGGTCGCGGTCATGCCGGTGCACCTGTACGGGCACCCGGCCGCGATGGACCAGATCATGGCCATCGCCGACAAGCACAAGCTGGCCGTCGTCGAGGACGCCTGCCAGGCCCACGCCGCCGCCCTGAACGGCACCCCCGTCGGCGCCTTCGGCGCGGGCGGCACGTTCAGCTTCTACCCGACCAAGAACATGCACTCCCTCGAAGGCGGCATGATCACGGTCGGCGACGCTGAGATCGCCCGCACCCTGCGCCTCCTGCGCAACCAGGGCATGGAGCAGCGGTACGCCAACGAGATCGTCGGCGCCAACATGCGCATGACCGACGTCGCCGCCGCCGTGGGCCGCGTCCAGCTGGCCAAGCTGAACGGCTGGACCGAGCAGCGCATCGCCAACGCCGCGTACCTCACCGAGCACATTTCCGCGCCGAACGTGGTCACCCCGGTCGTCGCCGAGGGCGCGCGCCACATCTACCACCAGTACACGATCCGCGTCCGCGGCGACCGCGACGCCGCCATGGC
This genomic window from Streptomyces thermolilacinus SPC6 contains:
- a CDS encoding DegT/DnrJ/EryC1/StrS family aminotransferase, which gives rise to MSSVNEQPIPAARPVIGEEEIEAAVRVLRSGRVVQGPEVAAFEESFADLVEGRHCVAVNSGTSALHLLLMALNIGPGDEVIVPSFSFAASANAIRLVGADAIFVDIDPDTFCVDPAAVEAAITPRTVAVMPVHLYGHPAAMDQIMAIADKHKLAVVEDACQAHAAALNGTPVGAFGAGGTFSFYPTKNMHSLEGGMITVGDAEIARTLRLLRNQGMEQRYANEIVGANMRMTDVAAAVGRVQLAKLNGWTEQRIANAAYLTEHISAPNVVTPVVAEGARHIYHQYTIRVRGDRDAAMAKLTEAGIGNAVYYPTPIHRLKPYWEPDQKAGRNWDLPETEKAAAEVVSLPVHPLLSQDDLERIVTAVNALGENL
- a CDS encoding Rne/Rng family ribonuclease; the encoded protein is MLEPNETGTAGINEDNNSPSDTLPPRRRRRAASRPAGPPVAAETTAETAETVVTTAAPAADATASGTPAAGDTTEGAAPARPRRRATRKATTPPAETPQATEVPAADAPVEEPAAPARTRRRATRKTAAPAAEAPQATEAAAAPEAAPAETAPAADAPAEEPAAPARTRRRATRKATAPVTTPEPVAEAPQAAAPVEPQAAEAPAADAAAEEPAAPARTRRRATRKATAPVTTPEPVAEAEEEAEAGESLPAATVAQISGDETGQVAAAEQAATRGRTRRRVSSPQFTAEPTRAPERGRRPSRPAVPVFQAPVFAEPMFQTPETAAAAAAAEAAEAVTEVEEETVEAVEPAVERAETGGRRRRRRRGEAAEAARPEPAPVEEPAAPAEEAEEEAEEAAAEADEQDEFEERPSRRRRRGGRRRRRGESADADDHDETAESDTDAAAEGPEVAEQGDEDDTEGEDADDETDGDATPSAAGTSSSRRRRRRRRRSGEPAEAEAPAEDDGVRTVVKVREPRPKAEPSDEVQSIKGSTRLEAKKQRRREGREQGRRRVPIITEAEFLARREAVERVMVVRQHGDRTQIGVLEDNVLVEHYVNKEQATSYVGNVYLGKVQNVLPSMEAAFVDIGKGRNAVLYAGEVNFEALGMANGPRRIETALKSGQSVLVQVTKDPIGHKGARLTSQVSLPGRYLVYVPEGSMTGISRKLPDTERARLKTILKKIVPEDAGVIVRTAAEGASEDELRRDVERLQAQWEEIQQKAKTGNAPTLLYGEPDMTVRVVRDIFNEDFSKVIVSGDEAWETIHGYVSHVAPDLADRLQRWTSEVDVFATYRIDEQLMKALDRKVWLPSGGSLVIDKTEAMVVVDVNTGKFTGQGGNLEETVTRNNLEAAEEIVRQLRLRDLGGIVVIDFIDMVLESNRDLVLRRLLECLGRDRTKHQVAEVTSLGLVQMTRKRVGQGLLESFSETCVHCNGRGVIVHMEQPGTTGGGGKKSRKRGRGGAEQAPEHAEHVHEHAEPAEAAEAPAAVEAPRAEAPAPAAEPQPVAFAPDEELYSSAAEAEAAASRGRTRRRASRRASAPAGAPRAAEAAPVAEAPVTPVAEPATATEPEAAAPVAVPEPVAVTPETAAAPETAPEAAPVAAAPAAEAAPQGRTRRRATRKVTAPAGPPKAAEAAEAAAVVVEPAPEAPAAPAAAEQPVAEEAAPVAAPPRPRRRVVRKVTAPAGSPSGAQEAAVVVVAAGPATAEQPATEPEAPAAETTEPEAPATEAPVTEAAESEVAEKPARKTAKKATAKKAATKKTAAKKTAAKKTTAKKATATKTAASKTAKTAKTAKKTAAAEQPSGPSVTAVTES